DNA sequence from the Dreissena polymorpha isolate Duluth1 chromosome 3, UMN_Dpol_1.0, whole genome shotgun sequence genome:
ttgctgcttcttcctgtatttgcgcgatgattatctgagatattaactctatgattctacattctcaaatcttttctataaagaaggaatgtagttgacaattgttaatagttttatttgatcattcgtcaaaaagttgtaattctgttactcttgtatcttcaatgcaattgagtaattaaatagtaattaaattgaatgcgttttaattcccttttattattgtttaatttgagttacaatgctatgacgttaaattttatttacacttaaatgtattatgaatattgctgggccaagtgtgaggttgagcgctctataaccaggtttaaacccccaatgctttgcattgaccgttccaaggcggtgaccccagctttattcatattttgtgtttatgttggtttgtattgtgctgtattgtgctgttttgtactgtttgggcaatcggtcacttgccttaaagaaaggaccaactaattgtttttaatgaaaattcaatactgctccagcagctggagtttcacttctttatattgtgtatctataataatttaaacacagGTGCATGTACACCACTCCTTTTTTAAGTTTACAATGAAAGTAATGTACTTAAAATGTTCAATGGGAATTAAACATATGTCAACACTTAAAATACCCGTAATGCACTTTACGGCGAGACCGAAGTCGGCAATCTTGACCACAAGATCGTCTGTCAGTAGAATGTTCACTGGAGTGAGATCGCGATGTGAAATCTCCATGGAATGGCAATACATAACACCATGAAGTACTTGGGCAAATATGTCATACTTCTGTCCATGTAGCATGTCTTCATGGGACAACAAGTAGCGCTGAAGGTTTTCGTTTGCGGCGTACTCCATTATGATATGAATTTCATTGACATCAATCACAATATCGTGCATGGCAATGATGTTCCTATGCTTTAGGCGGGATAGACAATAGATTTCGCTCATGATATAGGCGTCATCTCGAAAGTCCCCGCGGTATTTGATCTGCTTCATTGCATATACCTTCTTGTCTTGGTTCTTACTGATCTTGAAAATATCTCCGAAACTTCCGTAATCGATCATTTCTAAAACACTGTAACTACATATTCCGGTTCCAATAGTTTTTACAGATCCCATCGGGTTAACCCAATGCATTATCCTTAATTGTTGTGTTACATTTATATTCACGTTTGAAAGTGAACAACCTGCACCTATTAATTcaatatgtcaattaaatatGACTGTCAATACAAACAGTATACataatatatttgcattttataaagtgttttattgatgttgaattattttaataataccaATGTGACAGTTTTCTAATTATTTTTTACGAAACACTCTGatgtcttcatttttttattgGTTACCAGCTCTCCGTATGTATATTTAATTCGCCAAACACAGCCAGTTTTTATACTCGTACACAAATGTCTCTCTGTATTAGGTtcaatatgttatattattatatgacTGCTTCGCAGATGCACACTTTTATTCACGCATTGTATTTTCCGGTAAATATTATTGAAGTATATTGTCCTAGATGGTTTAGTGTGAATGCGCGCAACCTAGTAATTGCCAAGGTAGAAACCGATGTGATTTGATATTCAACCAATAGGAAGGTTAGTGATATTCCCACGAATGATGGGAAAGTGCATCGTTTTATACCTGGAGATCACTGACTGCAACAGACGTCAGTCAGTTTACTGCAAATTAAAAAGATGATAAACACAATGAAGAAGGCAAGCGAACTTCATATGGGGTCTTCTATATATACACCAGttttcatcaaaataaattattagtCACCTGTAGAATTGCCTTATTGGAATTTATTACAAAACGCTAGTTGTATTTTGTTGCCAGATGAATACGTACTATTTTTAACACAGATCGACATTAAAAGTAATTATGTCTGGATCCAAATAACAAACACATTAGTTCATTGCAAACAACAAAAGATTAGTTTAATGCAAGTTTCCCTTTCTATTTTGTGGTACTATTGAACGCTCACATAATGTATCAGCTTAATATTATTGTTGTTCCGAACGTTATCAGGCTATGCTTCGCAATATGAGTACAAACAG
Encoded proteins:
- the LOC127871483 gene encoding putative sperm motility kinase W; translated protein: MHWVNPMGSVKTIGTGICSYSVLEMIDYGSFGDIFKISKNQDKKVYAMKQIKYRGDFRDDAYIMSEIYCLSRLKHRNIIAMHDIVIDVNEIHIIMEYAANENLQRYLLSHEDMLHGQKYDIFAQVLHGVMYCHSMEISHRDLTPVNILLTDDLVVKIADFGLAVKCITDAGSLLLCTDYIGTASYLPPEMILSQQPFLPKPVDVWSLGILLIFIICLEVPYKGFHDDILAQQMKESWVDFLKIKSQALDYRVPKEVICLLEECLRINAMDRVNIDEMLCKWDKCKATAL